The following proteins are co-located in the Komagataeibacter sp. FNDCF1 genome:
- a CDS encoding formyl transferase codes for MGLGRTDIWQTGIINRPLPDVLRAGGLKGMPVTWLPDPGPFRFIADPFGIWHEDRLYLFAEAYDYRVRVGRIDVFILDRALRLLAHAPVLVEPWHLSYPVILRERDGSFLMMPESGGSGRQRLYRATDFPYQWKEVEGCAFPGAMIDASPLFHDGRWWLFHTPWHECEQPRVDTLHVAWADRLTGPWHPHPANPVRRDIHAARPGGTPVVMEDGTIILPTQDCARTYGGAITPLAITTLTTREFAAHPLPALHAPATWRPATDGLHTLSAAGPVTLVDAKHTSRSVIRRAGVDIGRITRELIHAVTR; via the coding sequence ATGGGACTGGGCCGGACCGACATATGGCAGACGGGCATCATAAACCGCCCGCTGCCCGATGTGCTGCGCGCCGGTGGGCTGAAGGGAATGCCGGTTACGTGGCTGCCCGACCCCGGCCCCTTCCGCTTCATTGCCGACCCGTTCGGCATCTGGCACGAGGACAGGCTGTACCTGTTTGCCGAGGCCTATGACTACCGGGTCAGGGTCGGGCGGATCGATGTATTCATCCTTGACCGCGCCCTGCGCCTGCTGGCGCATGCCCCCGTGCTGGTGGAACCGTGGCACCTGTCCTATCCCGTCATCCTGCGTGAACGCGACGGCTCGTTCCTCATGATGCCGGAATCGGGCGGTAGCGGCAGGCAGCGCCTGTACCGCGCAACGGATTTCCCCTATCAGTGGAAAGAAGTGGAAGGCTGTGCCTTTCCCGGCGCCATGATCGATGCCTCCCCCCTGTTCCATGATGGCCGGTGGTGGCTGTTCCATACCCCATGGCACGAATGCGAGCAGCCCCGCGTCGATACCCTGCATGTGGCCTGGGCCGACCGGCTGACCGGGCCATGGCACCCGCATCCCGCCAACCCCGTGCGCCGCGACATTCATGCCGCGCGCCCCGGCGGCACGCCGGTGGTGATGGAAGATGGCACCATCATCCTGCCCACACAGGACTGCGCGCGGACCTATGGCGGCGCCATAACACCGCTGGCCATCACCACCCTGACCACGCGGGAATTCGCCGCCCACCCGCTGCCCGCACTGCACGCGCCCGCCACGTGGCGCCCCGCGACCGACGGACTGCATACCCTGTCCGCCGCGGGACCCGTGACGCTGGTGGACGCGAAGCATACCAGCCGTTCGGTCATACGCCGGGCGGGGGTGGATATTGGCCGGATCACACGTGAACTTATCCACGCCGTGACGCGTTAG
- a CDS encoding AAA family ATPase — protein MRGETRRLLEMLCTLHGSIHRGSRDAGALVRCVVQAQPDLGLPDKDLPASPRHDGENPPTATEWKRLGHALEEVRLQHAGDRGYVDTWLEELTRATGLGRVASEILGLAMCYRLNGHFEQLWDDLCENRSRGPFLCEDIPLLHLLLAQEEDAIAAALAPEGQLRMSGLMTVDEDGDITLLPRLMALMNRRANVVGDIRSLLLGQPRTATLPWDAFAHLGQQAEIAAKLVKAAIAQHTTGINILLYGPPGTGKTEFAATLADHIGATLYPVGEADSAGDEPSRHERLADLRCSTRLLRNTDSILLFDEAEDLFTASLFDPPQSYSRVFFHRLLEQGGTPVIWTANDLDTLGPAIARRMALCIEVRQPGIGVRTRLWQDMAREEKVALAPADAADLARAIPAAPAIFRNALRSTRLAGGDSAMASMIATGIARAAAGGQMPMPSQPDVTDYDAALINADCDLNALTARLARPGAPRAVSLLLSGPPGSGKSAYARHLAARMDMPVLQKRASDLLDKYVGQSEQQIAAAFAEACDSGAFLVIDEADSLLGDRRAAERSWEISQVNEMLTWMEQHPLPFACTTNLVEKLDPASMRRFLFRARFGYLTEQQAVHAFQSFFGKAPPTALRHVRTLVPSDFALVLRRARLLDEDPTPDDLLERLRAETAGRDGSRRIGFLS, from the coding sequence GTGCGGGGCGAGACGCGCCGCCTGCTGGAAATGCTGTGTACCCTGCATGGTTCGATCCACCGTGGATCGCGCGATGCGGGCGCGCTTGTGCGCTGTGTCGTGCAGGCGCAGCCCGATCTGGGACTGCCCGACAAGGATCTGCCCGCCAGCCCCCGCCATGATGGCGAGAACCCGCCAACCGCCACGGAATGGAAGCGGCTGGGCCACGCGCTGGAGGAAGTGCGCCTGCAGCACGCGGGTGACCGGGGTTACGTGGATACATGGCTGGAGGAACTGACCCGGGCCACCGGGCTGGGTCGGGTAGCAAGCGAGATACTGGGGCTTGCCATGTGCTACCGGCTGAACGGGCATTTCGAACAACTTTGGGATGACCTGTGCGAAAACCGTTCCCGCGGGCCGTTCCTGTGCGAGGACATTCCGCTGCTCCACCTGCTTTTGGCGCAGGAGGAGGATGCAATCGCCGCCGCACTGGCCCCCGAGGGACAGCTGCGCATGAGCGGCCTCATGACCGTGGACGAGGACGGCGACATTACCCTGCTGCCCCGGCTCATGGCGCTCATGAACCGGCGCGCGAACGTGGTGGGGGATATCCGCTCCCTGCTGCTGGGCCAGCCGCGCACGGCAACACTGCCGTGGGATGCCTTTGCCCATCTGGGCCAGCAGGCCGAGATCGCGGCAAAACTGGTCAAGGCCGCCATCGCCCAGCATACGACAGGCATCAATATCCTGCTTTACGGGCCGCCGGGCACCGGCAAGACCGAATTCGCGGCAACCCTGGCCGATCATATCGGTGCCACCCTCTACCCGGTGGGGGAGGCTGACAGCGCGGGTGATGAACCTTCGCGCCATGAACGCCTGGCCGACCTGCGGTGCAGCACCCGGCTGCTGCGCAATACCGATTCCATCCTGCTGTTCGATGAGGCGGAGGACCTGTTCACCGCCAGCCTGTTCGACCCGCCGCAGTCCTACAGCCGCGTGTTCTTCCACCGCCTGCTGGAGCAGGGGGGCACGCCGGTCATCTGGACGGCAAACGACCTGGACACGCTCGGTCCCGCCATCGCGCGGCGCATGGCGCTGTGCATCGAGGTCCGCCAGCCCGGCATCGGCGTGCGCACCCGCCTGTGGCAGGACATGGCACGCGAGGAGAAAGTGGCCCTGGCACCCGCTGATGCGGCGGATCTTGCCCGCGCCATTCCCGCAGCCCCCGCCATCTTCCGCAACGCGCTGCGTTCCACCCGTCTGGCAGGCGGGGATTCGGCCATGGCCAGCATGATCGCGACCGGCATTGCCCGTGCTGCCGCAGGCGGGCAGATGCCCATGCCATCGCAGCCCGACGTGACGGATTACGATGCGGCACTGATCAACGCGGATTGTGACCTCAATGCCCTGACCGCACGCCTGGCCCGCCCCGGCGCGCCACGCGCGGTGTCGCTGCTGCTGTCCGGGCCGCCGGGTTCGGGCAAGAGTGCCTATGCCCGCCATCTGGCGGCAAGGATGGACATGCCGGTGCTGCAGAAGCGTGCCTCCGACCTGCTGGACAAGTATGTAGGCCAGAGCGAGCAGCAGATTGCCGCAGCCTTTGCCGAAGCGTGCGACAGTGGCGCCTTTCTGGTGATCGACGAGGCCGACAGCCTGCTGGGTGACCGCCGGGCGGCTGAACGGTCATGGGAGATCAGCCAGGTCAACGAAATGCTGACATGGATGGAACAGCACCCGCTGCCCTTTGCCTGCACCACCAATCTTGTGGAAAAGCTGGACCCCGCCAGCATGCGGCGCTTCCTGTTCCGCGCCCGGTTCGGCTACCTGACCGAACAGCAGGCGGTACATGCGTTCCAAAGCTTCTTTGGCAAGGCGCCGCCGACCGCGCTGCGCCATGTGCGGACACTGGTGCCATCGGATTTCGCTCTGGTGCTGCGCCGCGCGCGCCTGCTGGATGAAGACCCCACGCCGGATGACCTGCTGGAACGCCTGCGGGCGGAAACGGCGGGACGGGATGGCAGCCGACGGATCGGCTTTCTGTCCTGA
- a CDS encoding phosphatase PAP2 family protein, which yields MRPDRRASTGMPAACALTALLLAAPAWAHPHHHGTKAAVQRAATPAEPAGPPLPDGQVFLPPPPGPDTAQRAADASIYAATRALEDTPRWKLAQADNRDTPAHMVSAFSCAVGFTLPPEHLPELVGLFARIEHRLDPAVHAQKMLWNRPRPFTEAELPLCIPLRASLRQDPSYPSLHATQGWVAGLILSDILPERTAWIMQRARVFGESRVVCGVQWQSDVTAGWLNGGVLYSAMEQDDGFRQEMDAARAEVTALRTTMAAPPAAECAVEADAAAHPPQ from the coding sequence ATGCGCCCTGACCGTCGTGCGTCCACCGGCATGCCTGCCGCCTGTGCCCTGACGGCCCTGCTGCTGGCCGCACCCGCATGGGCGCACCCCCATCATCATGGCACGAAAGCGGCCGTGCAGCGCGCGGCCACCCCTGCGGAGCCGGCTGGCCCCCCGCTGCCTGATGGCCAGGTTTTCCTGCCTCCGCCGCCGGGGCCGGATACGGCGCAGCGCGCGGCCGATGCCTCCATCTATGCCGCGACCCGTGCGCTGGAGGACACGCCGCGCTGGAAGCTGGCGCAGGCTGACAACCGCGACACACCTGCCCATATGGTCTCGGCTTTTTCCTGCGCGGTGGGCTTTACCCTGCCGCCCGAACACCTGCCGGAACTGGTGGGCCTGTTCGCGCGCATCGAACACCGTCTTGACCCGGCCGTGCACGCGCAGAAGATGCTGTGGAATCGCCCACGCCCGTTTACCGAAGCCGAACTGCCACTATGCATTCCCCTGCGTGCCAGCCTGCGGCAGGATCCATCCTACCCCTCGCTCCATGCCACGCAGGGCTGGGTGGCGGGGCTGATCCTGTCCGATATCCTGCCTGAACGCACCGCATGGATCATGCAGCGCGCACGTGTGTTTGGTGAAAGTCGTGTCGTATGCGGCGTGCAGTGGCAGAGTGATGTCACGGCAGGGTGGCTCAATGGTGGCGTACTGTATTCCGCCATGGAGCAGGATGATGGCTTCCGTCAGGAAATGGATGCAGCCCGTGCCGAGGTGACGGCCCTGCGCACCACCATGGCGGCACCCCCCGCCGCCGAATGCGCGGTGGAGGCGGATGCCGCCGCCCATCCACCGCAGTAA